The Streptomyces sp. NBC_01268 genome segment TGCCGTCGGCACGGCGCGGGCCGACGACCCGCCCGGCTCGACCTCCAGCGCGTCCCCGCCGCCCGCGATCGACGCGAACTCGCCCGCGCTCATGCTTCCCGACGGTGCCACCCTCGCCCCCGCGAAGATCCTCGACATCAAGCAGATCGTCGAGGAGCAGGGCGGCGAGCAGCGCCGCGAGGACACCAACGTCGACGTGACGTTCGCGCTCCAGGCCGAGGTGCTGTTCGCGAAGGACAGCGCCAAACTGGGCCCCGCCGCCACCGCCCGCATCGCCGCCATCGCCGCGGAGATCAACAAGCAGGGCTCCGGCCGGGTCCGGGTCTTCGGGTTCACCGACAACCTCGGCTCGTACGAGCACGGCCTGAAGCTCTCCAAGGCCCGCGCCGACGCGGTGCAGCTGGAACTGGCGAAGAACCTCGACCCGGGGACGACCTTCGACATCCGCGGCTACAGCGAGGACTACCCGATCGCCGACAACGGCACCGAGGACGGCCGCAAGAAGAACCGCCGCGTCGAGGTGTCCTTCCCGCGCACCTCGGGCTCGGGAGGCGGGTAGTCACCGCCCGCCGAGCGCCGCGAGCGCCTCGTGGATCGTCGTCGTCATGCGGTCCGGGCGGGTGAAGACCTCGCGGGCCGTGA includes the following:
- a CDS encoding OmpA family protein, producing the protein MTTTPRRLAALTTTLVLLSGTAGAVGTARADDPPGSTSSASPPPAIDANSPALMLPDGATLAPAKILDIKQIVEEQGGEQRREDTNVDVTFALQAEVLFAKDSAKLGPAATARIAAIAAEINKQGSGRVRVFGFTDNLGSYEHGLKLSKARADAVQLELAKNLDPGTTFDIRGYSEDYPIADNGTEDGRKKNRRVEVSFPRTSGSGGG